Proteins found in one Plasmodium gaboni strain SY75 chromosome 13, whole genome shotgun sequence genomic segment:
- a CDS encoding hypothetical protein (conserved Plasmodium protein, unknown function), translating into MFNNEDELVEEQPGDLSSSYEDDFLFKTNGKNDDEEEKRKRSEDINYYNDIYNDHYDNIITNSIKNSIKESERKNEIKISDININNDNTSTLVVNYRKKKRTHLNDTSYYSLKLPKFIDVSLDIKKNNNNKNINDTNTNADDINKNNDTYIINGKEQNITFNKYFINQDDHITLGQNKKNNSIIQWTFDNELYEQIKWQKKNKEKKKIDIININNIDAYEKIEEFKNTHNFEENKTKEQKKNSLHILSAKQKLNDNNKNNNNNKNNNNNNYCDNYDDDSNDDDIFHVKDFLDKYDIEYLSDSDNITTSSNESDDEKNILLKNLELLETNSFIVEYTNGQYFFFINEKTYMLEQDKEINYLIECTDENIMPIHCKLKNKFFIKSITKEDKVDPSDLKLQKSHVFYSLNDHKI; encoded by the exons ATGTTTAAC aatgAAGATGAGTTAGTAGAGGAACAGCCAGGAGATTTGTCGTCCTCTTATGAAGACgattttttatttaaaacgaatggaaaaaatgatgatgaagaagaaaaaagaaaaagatcagaagatattaattattataatgatatttataatgaccattatgataatattataacaaaTTCTATTAAAAATTCCATTAAAGAAAGTGAgagaaaaaatgaaatcaaaatatcagacattaatataaataatgataatacaTCTACCTTAGTTGTAAATTatagaaagaaaaaaagaaccCACCTAAATGATActtcatattattcattgAAGTTACCAAAATTTATAGATGTATCTttagatataaaaaaaaataataataataaaaacataaatgATACTAATACAAATGCagatgatataaataagaataatgatacatatataataaatgggaaggaacaaaatattactttcaataaatattttattaatcAAGATGATCATATAACATTAGGgcaaaacaaaaaaaataattctatCATACAATGGACATTTGATAATGaattatatgaacaaaTCAAATggcaaaaaaaaaataaagaaaaaaaaaaaatagatattataaatataaataatattgatgcatatgaaaaaattgaagaatttaaaaatacccataattttgaagaaaataaaacgaaagaacaaaaaaagaattcATTACACATATTGTCAGctaaacaaaaattaaatgacaacaacaaaaataataataataataaaaataataataataataattattgtGATAATTATGATGACGATAgtaatgatgatgatatattCCATGTTAAAGATTTTTTagataaatatgatatagAATATCTAAGTGATAGTGATAATATAACTACTTCAAGCAACGAATCtgatgatgaaaaaaatattttattaaaaaatcTTGAACTTCTAGAAACAAACTCTTTTATAGTAGAATATACTAATGGTcaatactttttttttataaatgaaaaaacCTATATGTTAGAACAAGACAAAGAAATCAATTATCTAATCGAATGTActgatgaaaatattatgcCGATCCATtgtaaattaaaaaataaattctttattaaaTCAATAACTAAAGAGGACAAAGTTGATCCTTCAGATTTGAAGTTACAAAAAAGTCATGTATTCTATTCACTCAACgatcataaaatataa